In a genomic window of Physeter macrocephalus isolate SW-GA chromosome 14, ASM283717v5, whole genome shotgun sequence:
- the GPR146 gene encoding probable G-protein coupled receptor 146 has protein sequence MWSCPLNGTGGEDQLPCQHVQRALSALSLLYLLVGVPLGLGYNALLLLANLHDPGGMTMPDVYFANMAAAGLVLSALAPAHLLGPGAAGWAAWDVGSEVHVTLLVLFNVAALVSLYSAALLALDCYIERALPRTYMSSVYNTRHVCGFVWGGALLTGFSSLLFYVCSRVAARLAECSQVRDTEAADAIMLLSGYLVPGLAALYALALLTRIRKEDTPLERDAGQPDPSAHRLLVATVCAQFGLWTPHYLTLLGRTLLAARGRLVDGHHLGTLLLAKDLSRFLAFASSAVVPLLYRHIDRNFPGKLRRLMKKLQRGHQSCSLDEAGAQPAMA, from the coding sequence ATGTGGAGCTGCCCACTCAACGGCACGGGCGGCGAGGACCAGCTCCCCTGCCAGCACGTCCAGCGGGCCCTGTCCGCCCTCTCGCTGCTCTACCTGCTTGTCGGCGTCCCCCTCGGCCTCGGCTACAACGCCCTGCTGCTGCTGGCCAACCTGCACGACCCGGGCGGCATGACCATGCCCGACGTCTACTTCGCCAACATGGCCGCGGCCGGCCTGGTCCTCAGCGCCCTGGCGCCTGCGCACCTGCTGGGCCCTGGCGCTGCCGGCTGGGCCGCGTGGGACGTGGGCAGCGAGGTCCACGTCACGCTGCTGGTGCTGTTCAACGTGGCGGCGCTGGTGAGCCTGTACTCCGCGGCGCTGCTGGCCCTCGACTGCTACATCGAGCGGGCGCTGCCGCGCACCTACATGTCGAGCGTCTACAACACCAGGCACGTGTGCGGCTTCGTGTGGGGCGGGGCCCTGCTCACCGGCTTCTCCTCCCTGCTCTTCTACGTGTGCAGCCGCGTGGCCGCCAGGCTGGCCGAGTGCTCCCAGGTGCGGGACACGGAGGCGGCCGACGCCATCATGCTGCTCAGCGGGTACCTGGTGCCCGGCCTGGCCGCGCTGTACGCGCTCGCGCTCCTCACGCGGATCCGGAAGGAGGACACGCCGCTCGAGCGGGACGCGGGCCAGCCGGACCCCTCGGCGCACAGGCTGCTGGTGGCCACCGTGTGTGCGCAGTTCGGGCTCTGGACGCCCCACTACCTGACGCTCCTGGGGCGCACGCTCCTGGCTGCGCGGGGGAGGCTAGTGGACGGGCACCACCTGGGGACGCTGCTGCTCGCCAAGGACCTGTCCAGGTTCCTGGCCTTCGCCAGCAGCGCTGTGGTGCCGCTTCTTTACCGCCACATCGACAGAAACTTCCCCGGCAAACTCCGGCGGCTGATGAAGAAGCTGCAACGTGGGCACCAGAGCTGCTCCTTGGACGAAGCGGGGGCACAGCCGGCGATGGCGTAG
- the LOC102982986 gene encoding LOW QUALITY PROTEIN: homeobox protein OTX2-like (The sequence of the model RefSeq protein was modified relative to this genomic sequence to represent the inferred CDS: deleted 4 bases in 2 codons) encodes MSYLKQPPYAVSGPSLTTSGMDSPHPSVGYPATPRKQRRERTTFTRAQLDVLKALFAKTRHAYVFVWEEVALQINLPESRLQVWFKHRRAKCRQQQQQQNGGQKEVRPAKKRTSPAREVSSEGNKRPVHSPSSTSGPATSSSSAPVSVWSPASTSPPSDPLSTSSSCMQRSYPMTYTQASGYSQGYAGSTSYFGGVGCGSYLTPLHHQLPGAGATLSPMGTNAVTSHLSQSPASLSTQRYGASSLGFFWFVCFFVVCGHPSVAASPVAVHRLRTRRLSGHGSRAQPLRGTWDPPGPGREPGSPASAGGRATAAPPGKPQAWVLTQPLIAWIIRPKLPPAGSLTSMLTAWIIKIRHLRGHSRVVRTRRTSFCG; translated from the exons ATGTCTTATCTTAAGCAACCGCCTTACGCAGTCAGTGGGCCGAGTCTGACCACTTCGGGCATGGACTCGCCGCACCCCTCGGTGGGCTACCCGGCCACCCCTCGGAAACAGCGGCGGGAGAGGACGACGTTCACCCGGGCGCAGCTGGATGTGCTGAAGGCGTTATTTGCTAAGACCCGACACGCATATGTCTTCGTGTGGGAGGAGGTGGCGCTGCAAATCAACTTGCCCGAGTCCAGGCTACAGGTGTGG TTTAAGCATCGAAGAGCTAAGTGCCgccaacagcagcaacagcagaatGGAGGTCAAAAGGAAGTGAGACCCGCCAAAAAGAGGACGTCTCCTGCTCGGGAAGTGAGTTCAGAGGGGAACAAGCGGCCAGTTCACTCCCCCTCGAGCACCTCAGGCCCAGCCACTTCCAGCAGCAGTGCTCCTGTGTCTGTCTGGAGCCCAGCTTCCACCTCCCCACCGTCAGATCCCTtgtccacctcctcctcctgcatGCAGAGGTCCTACCCCATGACC TATACTCAGGCTTCAGGTTATAGTCAAGGATATGCTGGCTCAACTTCCTACTTTGGGGGCGTGGGCTGCGGATCTTATTTGACCCCTCTGCATCACCAGCTTCCTGGAGCAGGGGCCACACTCAGTCCCATGGGTACCAATGCAGTCACCAGCCATCTCAGTCAGTCCCCAGCTTCTCTCTCCACCCAGAGATACGGAGCTTCAagcttggggtttttttggtttgtttgtttttttgtggtatgcgggcatccctctgttgcggcctctcccgttgcggtgcacaggctccggacgcgcaggctcagcggccacggctcacgggcccagccgctccgcggcacgtgggatcctcccggaccggggcgcgaacccggttcccctgcatcggcaggcggacgcgcaaccgctgcgccaccagggaagccccaagcttgGGTTTTAACTCAACCACTGATTGCTTGGATTATAAGGCCCAAACTGCCTCCTGCTGGAAGCTTAACTTCAATGCTGACTGCTTGGATTATAAAGATCAGACATCTTCGTGGACATTCCAGGGTGGTGAGGACCCGCAGAACCTCTTTTTGTGGGTGA
- the GPER1 gene encoding G-protein coupled estrogen receptor 1 has protein sequence METRPGAYNGSPTGLGLPGPLANSSAALSEQQQYAIGLFLSCLYTVFLFPIGFVGNLLILVVNIRFRERMTIPDLYFINLAAADLVLVADSLIEVFNLDKQYYDITALCTFMSLFLQVNMYSSVFFLTWMSFDRYLALAKAVRCGPFRTKPRARLSCGLIWMASVSATLVPFTAVHLQHSEDVCFCFADVREVQWLEVTLGFVVPFATIGLCYSLIARVLVTAHRPRGLRPRRQKALRMILAVVLVFFVCWLPENVFISVHLLQRAPPGAGPCQRSPRHAHPLAGHVVNLAAFSNSCLNPLVYSFLGETFRDKLRLYLEQKTGLSALNRFCHAALKAVVPDSSEQAEVKFSSAV, from the coding sequence ATGGAGACGCGGCCGGGCGCCTACAACGGCTCCCCCACCGGCCTCGGCCTGCCCGGCCCGCTGGCCAACAGCTCGGCCGCGCTCTCGGAGCAGCAGCAGTACGCCATCGGGctcttcctgtcctgcctctacaCCGTCTTCCTCTTCCCCATCGGCTTCGTGGGCAACCTCCTGATCCTGGTGGTGAACATCCGCTTCCGGGAGAGGATGACCATCCCCGACCTGTACTTCATCAACCTGGCGGCCGCGGACCTCGTCCTGGTGGCGGACTCGCTGATCGAGGTGTTCAACCTGGACAAGCAGTACTACGACATCACCGCGCTCTGCACCTTCATGTCGCTCTTCCTGCAGGTCAACATGTACAGCAGCGTCTTCTTCCTCACCTGGATGAGCTTCGACCGCTACCTGGCCCTGGCCAAGGCCGTGCGCTGCGGCCCGTTCCGCACCAAGCCCCGCGCGCGGCTGAGCTGCGGCCTCATCTGGATGGCCTCCGTGTCCGCCACGCTGGTGCCCTTCACCGCCGTGCACCTGCAGCACAGCGAGGACGTCTGCTTCTGCTTCGCGGACGTCAGGGAGGTGCAGTGGCTGGAGGTCACGCTGGGCTTCGTGGTCCCCTTCGCCACCATCGGCCTCTGCTACTCGCTCATCGCCAGGGTCCTGGTGACGGCGCACCGGCCCCGTGGCCTCCGCCCGCGGCGGCAGAAGGCGCTGCGCATGATCCTGGCCGTGGTCCTGGTCTTCTTCGTGTGCTGGCTGCCCGAGAACGTCTTCATCAGCGTGCACCTGCTGCAGCGGGCGCCGCCCGGGGCCGGGCCCTGCCAGCGGTCCCCCCGCCACGCGCACCCGCTGGCCGGCCACGTGGTCAACCTGGCCGCCTTCTCCAACAGCTGCCTCAACCCCCTGGTCTACAGCTTCCTCGGGGAGACCTTCCGAGACAAGCTGCGGCTCTACCTGGAGCAGAAGACCGGCCTGTCTGCCCTGAACCGCTTCTGCCACGCGGCCCTGAAGGCGGTGGTCCCGGACAGCAGCGAGCAGGCCGAGGTGAAGTTCAGCAGTGCCGTGTAG